Proteins co-encoded in one Bacillus paramycoides genomic window:
- a CDS encoding glycosyltransferase family protein, producing the protein MKDHTILVVVCINNEELFEQCERQIRNLFVPPGYVVQIFPIRDAKSMASAYNRALSYPAKYKVYIHQDTYLINREMFYTLISLFKDNEKLGLIGVAGAQFLPSNGIWWEGKNLVGKVIEYRRRNYQLLNLDQMFYGNQSFMSVQAIDGLLMATQYDIPWREDLFQGFHFYDVSQSLEFQKAGYLIGIPNQANLWCIHYNGDEFDADTYEKDRKVFVEHYKDILSPS; encoded by the coding sequence ATGAAAGATCATACAATATTAGTCGTTGTTTGTATAAACAATGAAGAGCTATTTGAACAATGCGAGAGACAAATAAGAAACCTTTTTGTTCCCCCTGGTTATGTCGTACAAATTTTTCCGATACGAGATGCGAAAAGTATGGCAAGTGCATATAACCGAGCACTTTCATATCCCGCGAAGTATAAGGTTTATATACATCAAGATACTTATCTTATTAATCGTGAGATGTTTTATACACTCATTTCTCTTTTTAAAGATAACGAAAAACTCGGTTTAATTGGAGTAGCTGGTGCTCAGTTTTTACCGAGCAACGGGATATGGTGGGAAGGGAAAAATTTAGTAGGGAAAGTGATTGAGTATAGAAGAAGGAATTATCAATTATTAAATTTAGATCAGATGTTTTATGGGAATCAATCATTTATGTCAGTTCAGGCAATTGATGGATTATTAATGGCCACACAGTATGATATTCCGTGGCGAGAGGACTTATTTCAAGGATTCCACTTTTATGATGTGTCGCAGTCTTTAGAGTTTCAAAAGGCAGGTTATTTAATTGGTATCCCTAATCAAGCAAATTTATGGTGTATTCACTACAACGGGGATGAGTTTGATGCGGATACATATGAGAAGGATCGGAAAGTGTTTGTAGAACATTACAAAGATATACTATCTCCATCATAA
- a CDS encoding sugar phosphate nucleotidyltransferase, protein MKGIILAGGTGSRLYPITKVTNKHLLPVGRYPMIYHAVYKLKQCEITDIMIITGKEHMGDVVSFLGSGQEFGVSFTYRVQDKAGGIAQALGLCEGFVGNDRMVVILGDNIFSDDIRPYVEEFANQKEGAKVLLQSVDDPERFGVAHIQNRKIIEIEEKPKEPKSSYAVTGIYLYDSKVFSYIKELKPSARGELEITDINNWYLKRGILTYNEMSGWWTDAGTHVSLQKANTLARDINFGKQFNGE, encoded by the coding sequence GTGAAAGGAATTATTTTAGCAGGTGGAACTGGATCGAGATTATATCCAATAACGAAAGTAACGAATAAACATTTGCTTCCTGTTGGACGATATCCAATGATATATCATGCGGTATATAAGCTAAAACAATGTGAAATCACAGATATTATGATTATTACAGGTAAAGAGCATATGGGAGATGTTGTTAGTTTTTTAGGAAGCGGTCAAGAGTTTGGTGTGTCCTTTACGTATCGTGTGCAAGATAAGGCGGGCGGAATTGCGCAAGCATTAGGGCTTTGTGAGGGTTTCGTCGGGAACGATCGTATGGTAGTTATATTAGGAGATAATATCTTTTCTGATGATATTCGTCCATATGTTGAAGAGTTTGCAAATCAAAAAGAAGGTGCGAAAGTACTGCTGCAATCTGTAGATGATCCGGAGAGATTTGGTGTAGCACATATTCAAAACCGAAAAATAATTGAAATTGAAGAAAAGCCGAAAGAGCCAAAAAGTTCCTATGCAGTCACAGGAATTTATTTGTATGATTCGAAAGTCTTTTCTTATATAAAAGAATTAAAACCTTCCGCAAGGGGAGAACTTGAAATTACAGATATCAATAATTGGTATTTAAAACGAGGGATACTTACTTATAATGAAATGAGCGGTTGGTGGACGGATGCGGGAACTCATGTTTCTCTTCAAAAGGCGAATACGTTAGCGCGGGATATAAACTTTGGGAAACAGTTTAACGGAGAATAG
- the rfbC gene encoding dTDP-4-dehydrorhamnose 3,5-epimerase, whose product MKVVETNFTDAKLLEPRLFGDGRGFFTESYNKKVLETLGITYSFVQDNVSYSAEAGTIRGLHFQKNPKAQTKLIQVMQGAIYDVIVDLRKDSPTFRQWIGYILSADNHRQLLVPKGFAHGFCTLVPHTIVMYKVDEYYSANHDSGVLWNDKELAIPWPVTSPILSDKDRVLPSLQECEDSF is encoded by the coding sequence ATGAAAGTTGTAGAAACAAACTTTACCGACGCAAAATTGTTAGAACCGAGGTTATTTGGAGATGGGCGTGGCTTTTTTACTGAAAGTTATAATAAGAAGGTGCTAGAAACATTAGGGATTACGTATTCATTTGTACAGGATAATGTTTCGTATTCAGCAGAAGCGGGGACGATTCGAGGGTTACACTTTCAAAAAAATCCGAAAGCACAAACGAAACTTATTCAAGTTATGCAAGGAGCAATCTATGACGTTATCGTCGATTTGCGAAAAGATTCCCCAACGTTTAGGCAGTGGATAGGATATATTTTAAGTGCGGATAATCACCGTCAATTATTAGTGCCAAAAGGATTTGCACATGGTTTTTGTACACTTGTTCCCCATACGATTGTTATGTATAAAGTAGATGAGTATTATAGTGCCAATCATGACTCAGGGGTACTTTGGAACGATAAAGAATTAGCAATTCCATGGCCAGTAACAAGTCCTATTTTGTCTGACAAAGATCGAGTATTACCGTCACTTCAGGAATGTGAAGATAGCTTTTGA
- the rfbB gene encoding dTDP-glucose 4,6-dehydratase, whose product MNILVTGGAGFIGSNFVHYMLQSYETYKIINFDALTYSGNLNNVKSLQDHPNYSFVKGEIQNGELLEHVIKERDVQVIVNFAAESHVDRSIANPIPFYDTNIIGTVTLLELVKKYPHIKLVQVSTDEVYGSLGKTGRFTEETPLAPNSPYSSSKASADMIALSYYKTYQLPVLVTRCSNNYGPYQYPEKLIPLMVTNALEEKKLPLYGDGLNVRDWLHVTDHCSAIDVVLHKGRIGEVYNIGGNNEKTNVDVVEQIISLLGKTKKDIAYVTDRLGHDRRYAIDAQKMKNEFGWEPQYTFEQGLKETVEWYEHHIEWWKPLKEK is encoded by the coding sequence ATGAATATATTAGTAACAGGTGGGGCCGGCTTTATTGGAAGTAATTTTGTTCATTACATGTTACAAAGCTATGAAACATATAAAATTATTAATTTTGATGCATTAACATATAGCGGGAATTTAAATAACGTGAAGTCTCTTCAAGATCATCCGAATTACTCTTTTGTAAAAGGGGAAATTCAAAATGGAGAGCTGCTGGAGCATGTTATTAAGGAGCGTGACGTGCAAGTAATTGTCAATTTCGCAGCTGAATCACATGTGGACCGTAGTATTGCAAATCCGATCCCTTTTTATGATACAAATATAATCGGGACAGTCACCTTATTAGAATTAGTGAAAAAATATCCGCATATTAAACTTGTGCAAGTATCAACAGATGAGGTGTACGGCTCTTTAGGGAAAACAGGTCGATTTACCGAGGAAACTCCATTAGCTCCAAATAGTCCATATTCTTCAAGTAAAGCGAGCGCCGACATGATAGCTTTATCCTATTATAAAACATATCAATTACCAGTTTTAGTAACGCGTTGCTCCAATAACTATGGGCCGTATCAATATCCTGAAAAACTAATTCCATTAATGGTTACGAATGCACTGGAAGAGAAAAAATTACCGTTATATGGCGATGGATTAAATGTAAGAGATTGGTTACATGTAACGGATCATTGTAGTGCAATTGACGTTGTTCTGCATAAGGGACGTATAGGGGAAGTATATAATATAGGTGGAAATAATGAAAAAACAAATGTAGATGTTGTGGAACAAATTATCTCTCTCTTAGGAAAGACGAAAAAAGACATTGCATATGTTACAGACCGTTTAGGGCATGATCGTCGTTATGCGATTGATGCGCAAAAGATGAAAAATGAGTTTGGCTGGGAACCGCAGTATACGTTTGAACAAGGGCTAAAAGAAACGGTGGAATGGTATGAACATCATATAGAATGGTGGAAACCACTAAAAGAAAAGTAA
- the rfbD gene encoding dTDP-4-dehydrorhamnose reductase: MKERIIITGANGQLGKQLQEELNPEEYDIYPFDKKLLDITNISQMQQVVQEIRPHIIIHCAAYTKVDHAEREQDLAYRINAIGARNVAVASQLVGAKLVYISTDYVFQGDRPEGYDEFHNPAPINIYGASKYAGEQFVKELHNKYFIVRTSWLYGKYGNNFVKTMMRLGKERAEVSVVADQIGSPTYVADLNVMINKLIHTSLYGTYHVSNRGSCSWFEFAQKIFSYANMKVNVLPVSTEEFGAAAERPKYSVFQHNMLRLNGFLQMPSWEEGLERFFIETKSH; encoded by the coding sequence ATGAAAGAACGAATTATCATAACAGGAGCAAATGGTCAATTGGGAAAGCAACTACAAGAAGAGTTAAATCCTGAAGAATATGACATATATCCATTTGATAAAAAGTTACTAGATATAACAAATATATCCCAAATGCAACAAGTGGTACAAGAAATAAGGCCACATATCATTATTCATTGTGCAGCGTATACGAAGGTTGATCATGCTGAGAGAGAACAAGATCTTGCGTATAGGATAAATGCAATAGGAGCTCGAAATGTAGCGGTTGCTTCACAATTAGTAGGGGCGAAGTTAGTTTATATTAGTACCGATTATGTATTTCAAGGTGACAGACCGGAAGGGTATGATGAATTTCATAATCCGGCGCCGATAAATATATACGGAGCTTCTAAATATGCAGGAGAGCAGTTCGTCAAAGAGTTACATAATAAATATTTTATCGTTCGCACATCGTGGTTATATGGTAAGTATGGAAATAATTTTGTGAAAACGATGATGCGATTAGGGAAAGAAAGAGCAGAAGTATCTGTTGTAGCGGATCAAATTGGTTCTCCTACTTATGTGGCGGATTTAAATGTGATGATTAATAAGCTCATTCACACTTCTTTATACGGTACGTATCATGTATCAAATAGAGGCTCGTGTTCTTGGTTTGAATTTGCACAAAAAATATTTTCGTATGCAAATATGAAAGTGAATGTATTACCTGTTTCAACCGAAGAATTTGGGGCGGCGGCAGAGAGACCGAAATATTCTGTTTTCCAACATAACATGCTACGGTTAAATGGTTTTTTACAAATGCCTTCTTGGGAAGAAGGATTAGAGCGGTTTTTTATAGAAACAAAAAGTCATTAA
- the fabI gene encoding enoyl-ACP reductase FabI translates to MELLQGKTFVVMGVANQRSIAWGIARSLHNAGAKLIFTYAGERLERNVRELADTLEGQESLVLPCDVTNDEELTTCFETIKQEVGTIHGVAHCIAFANRDDLKGEFVDTSRDGFLLAQNISAFSLTAVAREAKKVMTEGGNILTLTYLGGERVVKNYNVMGVAKASLEASVKYLANDLGQHGIRVNAISAGPIRTLSAKGVGDFNSILREIEERAPLRRTTTPEEVGDTAVFLFSDLARGVTGENIHVDSGYHILG, encoded by the coding sequence ATGGAACTATTACAAGGGAAAACATTTGTTGTTATGGGCGTTGCGAACCAAAGAAGTATTGCGTGGGGAATTGCTCGCTCTTTGCATAATGCAGGTGCAAAATTAATCTTCACATATGCAGGAGAACGTTTAGAGAGAAACGTTCGTGAATTAGCGGACACATTAGAAGGACAAGAATCACTTGTATTACCTTGTGATGTAACAAATGATGAAGAACTTACAACTTGCTTTGAAACAATCAAGCAAGAAGTTGGTACAATTCACGGTGTAGCACACTGTATTGCTTTTGCAAATCGTGATGATTTAAAAGGTGAATTTGTAGATACTTCTCGCGATGGATTTTTACTTGCACAAAATATTAGTGCATTCTCTTTAACAGCTGTAGCAAGAGAAGCAAAGAAAGTAATGACAGAAGGCGGAAATATTTTAACGTTAACATACCTTGGCGGCGAGCGCGTTGTGAAAAACTATAACGTTATGGGTGTTGCGAAAGCTTCATTAGAAGCGAGCGTAAAATATTTAGCTAACGATTTAGGCCAACATGGCATTCGCGTTAACGCTATTTCTGCAGGACCAATTCGTACGTTATCTGCAAAAGGCGTAGGCGACTTTAACTCAATTTTAAGAGAAATTGAGGAGCGCGCACCACTTCGTCGTACAACAACTCCAGAAGAAGTTGGGGATACAGCAGTATTCTTATTCAGTGATTTAGCACGCGGCGTAACAGGAGAAAACATTCACGTTGATTCAGGATATCATATCCTAGGATAA
- a CDS encoding spore coat CotO family protein, with protein MEVGGTSVKNKNKSSTVGKPLLYIAQVNLELAAPKIKRIILTNFENEDRKEESNRNENVVSSAVEEVIEQQEEQQVEETIEEEEQVQEQQEQQEQKEQQEPVRTVPYNKSFKDMNNEEKIHFLLNRPHYIPKVRCRIKTATVSYVGSIISYRNGIVSIMPPNSMRDIRLSIEDIQSISMAGF; from the coding sequence ATGGAAGTGGGAGGGACGAGTGTGAAGAATAAAAATAAAAGTTCAACAGTTGGAAAACCGTTGTTATATATTGCGCAAGTAAATTTGGAACTTGCTGCACCGAAAATAAAAAGAATTATCTTAACAAACTTTGAAAATGAGGATCGAAAAGAGGAAAGTAATAGAAACGAAAATGTTGTAAGTAGTGCTGTGGAAGAGGTAATAGAACAGCAAGAAGAGCAACAAGTAGAAGAAACAATAGAAGAAGAGGAACAAGTACAAGAGCAACAAGAACAACAAGAACAGAAAGAACAGCAAGAGCCAGTGAGAACTGTCCCGTATAATAAATCATTTAAGGATATGAATAATGAAGAGAAAATTCATTTTTTATTAAACCGCCCTCATTATATTCCGAAAGTAAGGTGCAGAATAAAAACAGCTACAGTCTCATATGTTGGATCGATCATATCGTATCGTAATGGCATTGTATCCATTATGCCGCCAAATAGTATGAGAGATATTCGGTTATCTATAGAGGATATCCAATCGATTAGTATGGCAGGCTTTTAG
- the exsY gene encoding exosporium assembly protein ExsY: MSCNENKHHSSSHCVVDVVKFINELQDCSTTTCGSGCEIPFLGAHNTASVANTRPFILYTKAGAPFEAFAPSASLTSCRSPIFRVESVDDDSCAVLRVLSVVLGDSSPVPPTDDPICTFLAVPNARLVSTSTCITVDLSCFCAIQCLRDVSI; encoded by the coding sequence ATGAGTTGTAACGAAAATAAACACCATAGCTCTTCTCATTGTGTAGTTGACGTTGTAAAATTCATCAATGAATTACAAGATTGTTCTACAACAACGTGTGGATCTGGTTGTGAAATTCCATTTTTAGGTGCACACAACACTGCATCAGTAGCAAATACACGCCCTTTTATTTTATACACAAAAGCTGGAGCACCATTTGAAGCATTTGCACCATCCGCAAGCCTTACTAGCTGCCGTTCTCCAATTTTCCGTGTGGAAAGCGTAGATGACGATAGCTGTGCTGTACTACGTGTATTAAGTGTAGTATTAGGTGATAGCTCCCCTGTACCACCTACTGATGACCCAATTTGTACGTTTTTAGCTGTACCAAATGCAAGACTAGTATCGACATCTACTTGTATTACTGTAGATTTAAGCTGTTTCTGTGCGATTCAGTGCTTACGCGACGTTTCTATCTAA
- a CDS encoding DUF1360 domain-containing protein, which yields MLFTSWLLFFIFALAAFRLTRLIVYDKITAFLRRPFIDELEITEPDGSVSTFTKVKGKGLRKWVGELLSCYWCTGVWVSAFLLGVYNWIPIVAEPLLALLAIAGAAAIIETITGYFIGE from the coding sequence ATGCTGTTTACAAGCTGGCTTTTATTTTTTATTTTCGCGTTAGCTGCTTTTAGGCTCACTCGTTTAATTGTTTATGATAAAATTACAGCCTTTTTGCGAAGACCGTTTATTGATGAGCTAGAGATTACGGAGCCTGATGGAAGTGTATCAACCTTTACAAAAGTAAAAGGTAAAGGATTAAGAAAGTGGGTTGGTGAATTATTAAGCTGTTATTGGTGTACAGGTGTATGGGTTAGTGCTTTTTTATTAGGTGTATATAATTGGATTCCTATCGTTGCAGAGCCGTTACTTGCATTATTAGCCATTGCAGGTGCAGCGGCAATAATTGAAACAATTACAGGATATTTTATAGGAGAATAA
- the exsF gene encoding exosporium protein ExsF, with translation MFSSDCEFTKIDCEAKPASTLPAFGFAFNASAPQFASLFTPLLLPSVSPNPNITVPVINDTVSVGDGIRILRAGIYQISYTLTISLDNSPVAPEAGRFFLSLNTPANIIPGSGTAVRSNVIGTGEVDVSSGVILINLNPGDLIQIVPVELIGTVDIRAAALTVAQIS, from the coding sequence ATGTTCTCTTCTGATTGCGAATTTACTAAAATCGATTGCGAGGCGAAACCAGCTAGTACACTACCTGCCTTTGGTTTTGCTTTCAACGCTTCTGCACCTCAATTCGCTTCACTATTTACACCATTACTATTACCTAGCGTAAGTCCAAACCCAAACATTACTGTTCCTGTAATAAATGATACAGTAAGTGTTGGAGATGGCATTCGAATTCTACGAGCTGGTATTTATCAAATCAGTTATACATTAACAATTAGTCTTGATAACTCACCTGTTGCACCAGAAGCTGGTCGTTTCTTCTTATCATTAAATACACCAGCTAACATTATTCCTGGATCAGGTACAGCAGTTCGTTCTAACGTTATTGGTACTGGTGAAGTAGACGTATCCAGCGGTGTTATTCTTATTAACTTAAATCCTGGCGATTTAATTCAAATTGTACCAGTTGAGTTAATTGGAACCGTAGACATCCGTGCTGCAGCATTAACAGTTGCACAAATTAGCTAG
- the cotY gene encoding spore coat protein CotY produces the protein MSCNCNEDHHHHDFDFNCVSNVVRFINELQDCATTTCGSGCEVPFLGAHNNASVANTRPFILYTKAGTPFEAFAPSASLTSCRSPIFRVESIDDDDCAVLRVLTVVLGDGTSVPPTDDPICTFLAVPNARLVSTSTCITVDLSCFCAIQCLRDVSI, from the coding sequence ATGAGCTGCAATTGTAACGAAGACCATCATCACCATGATTTTGATTTCAACTGTGTATCTAATGTTGTTCGTTTTATAAATGAACTGCAAGACTGTGCAACGACAACATGTGGATCTGGTTGCGAAGTTCCATTTTTAGGAGCACATAACAATGCATCAGTAGCAAATACACGCCCTTTTATTTTATACACAAAAGCCGGAACACCTTTTGAAGCATTTGCACCATCTGCAAGCCTTACTAGCTGCCGATCTCCAATTTTCCGTGTAGAGAGTATAGATGATGATGACTGTGCTGTACTCCGTGTATTGACTGTAGTTTTAGGTGATGGTACCTCTGTACCACCTACCGACGATCCAATCTGTACGTTTTTAGCTGTACCAAATGCAAGGTTAGTGTCGACATCTACTTGTATTACTGTTGATTTAAGTTGTTTCTGCGCTATTCAATGCTTACGTGATGTTTCTATATAA
- a CDS encoding ATP-dependent helicase, producing the protein MTQEKFSQKSLTHADIPRATYHIPKTSTHLIMEEDADAAYFRALEQQNVFLNEKQLEAVRTTEGPVLTLAGAGSGKTSVLTTRVGYLVNVKQVHPRNILLLTFTQKAAEEIRNRVANLPGMNHATSSYVVAGTFHSVFLKLLRSQGYNQQILANEKHKQIMIKKILKELRLKDDYDAETMLAMISLEKNKLNRPKDVQAKTPVEQEFKEVYERFEEVKQRYNYIDFDDILLETYYMLENNTPLLTQLQQRFHYIEVDEFQDTSYAQYEIVKLLASPRNNLFIAGDDDQAIYGWRGASHQIILSFPKEFDNTTIIALNTNYRSNPFIVGLGNEVIKLNQERFDKELYSVREEGVQPFYARPATTLDEANQILQLIQEKVDSGERNYKDFCLLYRTHSVSRSLLDQLTIHKIPFIKHGASQSFYEHSLIKPVLDHLRLVIEPFRVESLSNILPTMYIGRDDCISFIEREQWKYGEGRFPSLLHFLLLNPSLKPFQVKKVNERIDFIKFIKELEPKKALKEIIHGKGKYLEYLQSNDRSSFTMHKDIQEEMLEELMESANRFTDIPAYLQFINEAIQGQKEMEALKTMPQKDAVSLMSIHNAKGLEFPCVFLLGASDGILPHTSSLKDANDRVTETSEALEEERRLLYVAITRAKEELYISSPQFFRGKKLDISRFLYTVRKDLPEKTSAK; encoded by the coding sequence ATGACACAAGAAAAATTTTCACAAAAATCATTAACGCACGCTGATATTCCGCGTGCAACATATCATATTCCAAAAACATCTACCCATTTAATTATGGAAGAAGATGCAGATGCGGCGTATTTTCGCGCTCTCGAACAACAAAATGTATTTTTAAACGAAAAACAATTAGAGGCCGTACGAACGACAGAAGGTCCTGTTCTGACATTGGCTGGTGCCGGAAGCGGGAAAACATCTGTTTTAACAACTCGCGTAGGTTATTTAGTAAATGTAAAACAAGTTCATCCGCGAAATATTTTATTGCTTACATTTACACAAAAAGCGGCTGAAGAAATCCGAAATCGTGTAGCGAATTTACCAGGTATGAATCATGCCACAAGTAGCTACGTAGTTGCTGGTACGTTCCACTCTGTCTTTTTAAAATTGCTTCGTAGTCAAGGATATAATCAGCAAATTTTAGCAAACGAAAAACATAAACAAATTATGATAAAGAAAATTTTAAAAGAATTACGTTTAAAAGACGATTATGATGCTGAAACGATGCTCGCGATGATTTCACTTGAGAAAAACAAATTAAATCGTCCGAAAGATGTACAAGCAAAAACACCTGTTGAACAAGAATTCAAAGAAGTATACGAGCGTTTTGAAGAAGTGAAACAACGATATAATTATATTGATTTCGATGACATCTTATTAGAAACATATTATATGTTAGAAAATAACACTCCTTTGCTTACCCAATTACAACAACGTTTCCACTATATTGAAGTAGATGAGTTTCAAGATACATCGTATGCACAATATGAAATTGTAAAATTGTTAGCTTCGCCAAGAAATAATTTGTTTATCGCTGGTGATGATGATCAGGCGATATACGGCTGGCGAGGAGCAAGTCATCAAATTATTTTATCTTTTCCAAAAGAATTCGATAACACTACGATTATCGCACTTAATACAAATTATCGATCCAATCCTTTCATCGTCGGACTTGGAAATGAAGTGATCAAACTAAATCAAGAACGATTTGATAAAGAGCTATATTCTGTACGTGAAGAAGGTGTACAACCTTTTTACGCAAGACCGGCTACGACTCTTGATGAAGCAAATCAAATTTTGCAGCTCATTCAAGAAAAGGTAGACAGCGGTGAACGAAACTATAAAGATTTTTGTTTACTGTATCGCACACATTCTGTAAGCCGTTCATTACTTGATCAGCTTACCATTCATAAAATCCCGTTTATTAAGCACGGTGCGAGTCAGTCATTTTATGAACATTCTTTAATTAAGCCTGTATTAGATCATTTAAGACTGGTGATTGAGCCGTTTCGAGTAGAATCACTTTCAAATATATTACCAACGATGTATATCGGGCGGGATGATTGTATTTCCTTTATTGAACGTGAACAATGGAAATATGGTGAAGGCCGTTTTCCTTCTCTTCTCCATTTCTTATTATTAAATCCGAGCTTAAAACCTTTTCAAGTAAAAAAGGTAAATGAGCGTATCGATTTTATTAAATTTATAAAAGAATTAGAACCGAAAAAAGCATTAAAAGAAATTATTCATGGTAAAGGAAAGTATTTAGAGTACTTACAAAGTAACGATCGTTCTTCCTTTACGATGCATAAAGATATACAAGAAGAAATGTTAGAAGAATTAATGGAGTCGGCAAATCGTTTCACCGATATTCCAGCTTATTTACAATTTATTAATGAAGCAATTCAAGGTCAAAAGGAAATGGAAGCATTAAAAACAATGCCGCAAAAAGATGCTGTTTCGCTTATGTCTATTCATAACGCAAAAGGTCTTGAATTTCCATGCGTCTTTTTACTTGGAGCGAGCGATGGTATTCTGCCCCATACTTCTTCTTTAAAAGATGCAAATGATCGTGTTACAGAGACTTCTGAAGCTTTAGAAGAAGAACGCCGTTTACTTTATGTCGCCATTACACGTGCGAAAGAAGAACTTTACATTTCCTCTCCGCAATTTTTCAGAGGAAAAAAACTAGATATATCTCGTTTTTTATATACTGTACGAAAAGATTTACCTGAAAAGACATCCGCGAAATAA
- a CDS encoding GNAT family N-acetyltransferase — protein sequence MQAQIVQTDEQLRDAFSVRKQVFVNEQQVSAEEEYDEFEETSIHVVIYDNDVPVGAGRFRTIDGVGKMERICVLASHRKKGIGKIVMDALEAYAKEHSLPKLKLHAQTHAEDFYKKLGYVTSSDVFMEANIPHIVMIKEL from the coding sequence TTGCAAGCACAGATCGTACAAACGGACGAACAACTAAGAGATGCATTCTCTGTACGTAAGCAAGTATTTGTGAATGAGCAGCAAGTTTCTGCCGAAGAAGAGTATGATGAGTTTGAAGAAACTTCTATACACGTTGTTATATATGATAATGATGTTCCCGTTGGTGCTGGGCGTTTTCGCACCATTGATGGGGTTGGAAAAATGGAACGCATTTGCGTACTAGCTTCCCATCGTAAAAAAGGCATTGGAAAAATTGTTATGGATGCACTTGAAGCATATGCGAAAGAACACTCGCTACCAAAATTGAAGTTGCATGCTCAAACACATGCTGAAGATTTCTATAAGAAGCTTGGATATGTAACGAGTTCTGATGTATTCATGGAAGCAAATATTCCTCACATCGTTATGATAAAAGAATTGTAA
- a CDS encoding YjcG family protein, giving the protein MKLGIVIFPSKMIQDKANGLRKRYDPHYALVPPHITLKTPFETQDEQLESIVNELHTIASKTNPFILHVGKVGSFAPVNNVLYFKVEKTPELTFLNEEMHSGFFTQEREYAFVPHLTIGQGLSDAEHADVLGRLRMKDFYYEQPIDRFHLLYQLENGTWTVHETFHLGKGNN; this is encoded by the coding sequence ATGAAATTAGGCATTGTAATTTTTCCATCTAAAATGATTCAAGATAAAGCGAACGGATTGCGTAAACGTTATGATCCCCACTACGCATTAGTTCCGCCACATATTACATTGAAAACACCCTTTGAGACGCAAGATGAACAATTAGAATCGATTGTAAACGAGTTACATACAATCGCAAGTAAAACGAACCCTTTTATCCTTCATGTTGGAAAAGTTGGTTCATTCGCACCTGTTAATAATGTTCTTTATTTTAAAGTAGAAAAAACACCGGAACTTACTTTCTTAAATGAGGAAATGCACAGCGGGTTCTTTACACAAGAACGCGAATACGCTTTCGTACCTCATTTAACAATCGGACAAGGCTTATCTGATGCAGAGCATGCTGATGTACTAGGTCGATTACGTATGAAGGATTTCTATTATGAACAACCAATTGACCGCTTCCATCTTCTATATCAATTAGAAAACGGAACATGGACTGTACACGAAACATTCCACCTTGGAAAGGGGAACAACTAA